Proteins encoded together in one Cicer arietinum cultivar CDC Frontier isolate Library 1 chromosome 4, Cicar.CDCFrontier_v2.0, whole genome shotgun sequence window:
- the LOC140919982 gene encoding secreted RxLR effector protein 161-like, whose amino-acid sequence MECEVYVKHSIPNREPAIIMLCLHIDDLLVFGNCSKKKYARDILRRFNIVGYNPVVIPIAVNGKLEIDSDEELADSTIFKQIVDSLRYLCNTRLDICYSVGVVSRFMQRSKHSHWLAVKRIMRYVQGTIEHGILFTTDLKQENGDLVGYSYLDWCGDKNDRRSNSGYVFNFMKSLIAWSSKKQPLITLSSCETEHIAGSYSACQSLWLESLTIELKLDVCRPIPLMIDNISTINLAKNFVSH is encoded by the exons ATGGAATGTGAAGTTTATGTGAAACATTCCATACCGAATAGAGAGCCTGCAATAATCATGTTGTGCCTACATATTGATGACTTATTGGTGTTTGGCAACTGCAGCAAG AAGAAATATGCTAGAGATATCTTGAGAAGATTTAATATCGTTGGTTACAACCCTGTTGTCATACCCATTGCAGTGAATGGAAAGCTGGAAATAGATAGTGACGAAGAGCTGGCTGATTCAACTATATTCAAGCAGATTGTGGATTCCCTAAGATATTTGTGTAATACAAGACTTGATATATGCTATAGTGTAGGCGTGGTAAGCAGATTCATGCAGAGATCCAAGCATTCTCATTGGCTAGCAGTTAAGAGAATCATGAGATATGTTCAAGGCACAATAGAGCATGGAATTCTGTTTACAACAGATTTAAAGCAAGAAAATGGAGACTTGGTTGGGTATTCATATTTAGATTGGTGTGGAGATAAGAATGATAGAAGGAGCAATTCAGGCTATGTGTTCAATTTCATGAAATCTCTAATAGCATGGAGTTCAAAGAAGCAGCCATTGATAACACTTTCTTCATGTGAGACTGAACATATTGCTGGCAGCTATAGTGCTTGCCAATCATTATGGCTGGAATCATTGACAATAGAATTGAAGCTGGATGTATGCAGGCCAATTCCATTGATGATTGACAACATTTCAACAATAAATCTAGCAAAGAACTTTGTATCTCATTGA
- the LOC140919983 gene encoding secreted RxLR effector protein 161-like, which translates to MEYEVYVKHSIPNREPAIIMLCLHIDDLLVFGNCSKKKYARDILRRFNIVGYNPVVIPIAVNGKLEIDSDEELADSTIFKQIVDSLRYLCNTRLDICYSVGVVSRFMQRSKHSHWLAVKRIMRYVQGTIEHGILFTTDLKQENGDLVGYSYLDWCGDKNDRRSNSGYVFNFMKSLIAWSSKKQPLITLSSCETEHIAGSYSACQSLWLESLTVELKLDVCRPIPLMIDNISTINLAKNFVSH; encoded by the exons ATGGAATATGAAGTTTATGTGAAACATTCCATACCGAATAGAGAGCCTGCAATAATCATGTTGTGCCTACATATTGATGACTTATTGGTGTTTGGCAACTGCAGCAAG AAGAAATATGCTAGAGATATCTTGAGAAGATTTAATATCGTTGGTTACAACCCTGTTGTCATACCCATTGCAGTGAATGGAAAGCTGGAAATAGATAGTGACGAAGAGCTGGCTGATTCAACTATATTCAAGCAGATTGTGGATTCCCTAAGATATTTGTGTAATACAAGACTTGATATATGCTATAGTGTAGGCGTGGTAAGCAGATTCATGCAGAGATCCAAGCATTCTCATTGGCTAGCAGTTAAGAGAATCATGAGATATGTTCAAGGCACAATAGAGCATGGAATTCTGTTTACAACAGATTTAAAGCAAGAAAATGGAGACTTGGTTGGGTATTCATATTTAGATTGGTGTGGAGATAAGAATGATAGAAGGAGCAATTCAGGCTATGTGTTCAATTTCATGAAATCTCTAATAGCATGGAGTTCAAAGAAGCAGCCATTGATAACACTTTCTTCATGTGAGACTGAACATATTGCTGGCAGCTATAGTGCTTGCCAATCATTATGGCTGGAATCATTGACAGTAGAATTGAAGCTGGATGTATGCAGGCCAATTCCATTGATGATTGATAACATTTCAACAATAAATCTAGCAAAGAACTTTGTATCTCATTGA
- the LOC140919984 gene encoding secreted RxLR effector protein 161-like: MEYEVYVKHSIPNREPAIIMLCLHIDDLLVFGNCSKKKYARDILRRFNIVGYNPVVIPIAVNGKLEIDSDEELADSTIFKQIVDSLRYLCNTRLDICYSVGVVSRFMQRSKHSHWLAVKRIMRYVQGTIEHGILFTTDLKQENGDLVGYSYLDWCGDKNDRRSNSGYVFNFMKSLIAWSSKKQPLITLSSCETEHIAGSYSACQSLWLESLTIELKLDVCRPIPLMIDNISTINLAKNFVSH; encoded by the exons ATGGAATATGAAGTTTATGTGAAACATTCCATACCGAATAGAGAGCCTGCAATAATCATGTTGTGCCTACATATTGATGACTTATTGGTGTTTGGCAACTGCAGCAAG AAGAAATATGCTAGAGATATCTTGAGAAGATTTAATATCGTTGGTTACAACCCTGTTGTCATACCCATTGCAGTGAATGGAAAGCTGGAAATAGATAGTGACGAAGAGCTGGCTGATTCAACTATATTCAAGCAGATTGTGGATTCCCTAAGATATTTGTGTAATACAAGACTTGATATATGCTATAGTGTAGGCGTGGTAAGCAGATTCATGCAGAGATCCAAGCATTCTCATTGGCTAGCAGTTAAGAGAATCATGAGATATGTTCAAGGCACAATAGAGCATGGAATTCTGTTTACAACAGATTTAAAGCAAGAAAATGGAGACTTGGTTGGGTATTCATATTTAGATTGGTGTGGAGATAAGAATGATAGAAGGAGCAATTCAGGCTATGTGTTCAATTTCATGAAATCTCTAATAGCATGGAGTTCAAAGAAGCAGCCATTGATAACACTTTCTTCATGTGAGACTGAACATATTGCTGGCAGCTATAGTGCTTGCCAATCATTATGGCTGGAATCATTGACAATAGAATTGAAGCTGGATGTATGCAGGCCAATTCCATTGATGATTGACAACATTTCAACAATAAATCTAGCAAAGAACTTTGTATCTCATTGA